The genomic stretch TTTGCCTGAGCTCATCCCATCTCAGTCATGGCTATGCCCGTTGGCAAGACATTCAGAATGATCCACGTTACGCCATTCTCAATGAACCTTTCAAGGGTGAGATGAACAGGGGCAACTTCCTGGAAATAAAGAATAAGTTCTTGGCAAGGAGGTTTAAGGTAAAGATCTCTGTTCAGCGTGACAAGTGGTTTTTCAGCCAGCTAGACCTCTAAGAGCAAGACAAACTCTCCTATTGAGCTTAGTGTTCTGATTTTTCTGAGAAGGTGAAGGCTTTTGCAATGTCCTTCATAGTGGTGGCTAAAAAGGGCAATATTTGTTAGGATCATGTAGTAGCTTCATGATAGGAGCCCTTTACTCTAGAAGCAGTGTGTTGGGGGAGCTTGGCTCAGCATTGAGGAGGTATTCAGGACATGTTAGTGGCTGTTTCCACCACAGCTTCTGCTTGGTGTGCTACAACCCACTCAATCTGCCTAAGTAGAACATGAAAACATTGTATAACACTGCACTGGTGAAAGGGCTGCCTTCAGTCTTTGCCTTAGGTACTTATGAGTGACCACAGTTTCATTCTGAAAGTGATTTAAGACCAACTCATGTAATTCTGAATGAATGTTTTGCCCTGAGATTGTGTAGCTTGGCTTATCTGCTCTGCACTGTCTAATTTGATTTCTTCAGATGTCCCTATCTGACATGCTTATCAGttggttttttatttattttttttagactCTTCCTATAAGTAGTTCAGGATACTTCTCACTCAAGTTCAAAAAGAAAGCTCCATCCCCATTGCTCTGTACAGAAAGACTAAAAGGTTTTTTGGgggtatttttaaaagtctttaagAATCTGAGCCATGCTAGTAGAGGAATAAGAATCCTAGAAGACTTTCTTACTTTTCTTATTAAATGGGCTAGGACATGCCCTAGTTTTCTTGTGTACTTGGCTTAGCCTAATGGAGCCTTTAACTGTTTTGTAACATTTAGCCTTTATCCTAGTATAAGCAGAGGCCTGTGAAATGAGGTTCACCTGCAGAATCTCATCTCATGAGGGTGGGAAactggagcaggaggaggcaagTGGGGTGCAAATAGGCTGCTTTTCAGGCAGTTGCTGGAAGATTTTATTTACCCTGTCTATTGCAGCTCCTGGAGCAAGCACTGGTGATCGAGGAGCAGCTGCGACGAGCTGCCTATCTGAACATGTCAGAAGACCCATCTCACCCTTCTATGGCTCTGAATACACGTTTTGCAGAGGTGGAATGCCTGGCTGAAAGCCACCAGCACCTATCCAAGGAGTCGATGGCTGGGAATAAACCAGCCAATGCTGTGCTGCACAAAGGTGATACAGAGTGATGTTAAACAAATATCCACCCTTACTTAACACAGTCCCCTTTGGCTTTTTCCCCAGGCAGTGGTCCCTTCCCCTTCTGAACCTAAGCCCCTTTCTCTTCCAGTTCTGAAGCAGCTAGAGGAGCTTTTGAGTGATATGAAGGCAGATGTGACTCGTTTGCCTGCCACTATTGCCCGTATCCCACCTGTGGCAGTGCGCCTCCAGATGTCAGAGCGAAACATCCTCAGCCGACTGGCCAACCGCAGCAGTGAgccccctccaccaccacctccccagCAAGTAAGTACCCACTCTGGACAGTGAGCAGCCCTGCTTCGCTTGGCTGTTATGTGGGGGGAGTGGGGGCTCTGTGGGGAGCTGCCCTGGTGAGCTAGGATGTATTGCCTGCTATTGTCTCTCAGATAGCATTGTCTTACCCTGCAGGTGCCCCAGCAGCAATGAGTCCATGGCCCAGTGCTGTTGACCGTTTGGCCAAGCTGAAGTGACCCACCCCTTCACACTCTGCCCCTCTGCCTGACATTCCTGACTGGGTGCTGTTTCCCTCCATGGAAGCTGCTGTACAGGTCTCTGGGAGAAGAAACTCCTTCCTCTGCAGCCAGCTGTTGGAGCAAGGAGTGTGCTTAGGAGAGAGGGGGATGTATGATGGACTCTGTATATAGTGACTGGAGGCTGCAGCGCCCTGTCTGTTACACGGAGAACCTGGCTGCGTTGCTCCCTGCCTCGGCCTGGAAttccaatttttgtttttaattttattttgagttGTTTACTGAAATGAGTGCACAGGCAAGACCAAGCAAAAGCCAGGACAGAGACAAAGCTACCTCCATCAAGatcctttttaatacaaaaactgACTGGACTTGTCCACTAATAAGcagcttgaaggaaaaaaaaaaaaaaaaaagaaaaaatcttgataaaactgaaaaataaagtttccttgtattttattttattgccttgATTTAACTTTGTCTGATAAGGCCAGTAGGGTACATCTACCTAGAGTTTCTCCAGGGCAAGAGCAGCCATCTGGCTAACTCACAGTGCCTGTGCTATTCTGAGAGGGAGTGAGAGCATACTATCAATGCTATTGTCCTGTTGCCCTGTAAAAGCAGGGCCTCTAGTAACTCACAGcttctttcttgctgttttctgagCTCTGTTTCGACAGGTTTTGTTTCCTAGATTTCCCGTTGTCCTTACAGCCTTAAGGTGACAGTCTCAGGTAAAGCCTATAGCAAAGCCGAACCGTAAAGGAAAGGTGTTTTGTTCCCCAGCGCCTGTAGCTACCCGCCACCGGCCGGAGGTACCTGTGGCAAGCTGCCACGCGCCGGCTGGGGGTCGGGGCCGGGGGCGCAGTCGTCATAGGCGCGGCCGGTGCTCAGCCACTTGGCGAGCAGCGGAAGTAGTGTCCAGCCAATAGGTGGGTAGCCCGCCCAGTGAGCGGGGGGCGGGGCTACGGCTCGGCGCatgcgcggccggggccggctggGGGCAGGGCCGCACGTGCGGCGGAGGAGTGGGGAGCTGgctgcgccgcccgcgccgcgatGGGGCGGAAGCTGGACCCCGCGCGGAAGGAGAAGCGCGGCCCCGGGCGCAAGGCCCGCAAGCAGCGCGGGGCCGAGGTGGAGCTGGCCCGCTTCCTGCCGCCAGgtgagcccagcccagccccgcggcgcccagGTAGCGCcgtcccggggccgccggcctGACTGCCTCTTTCCCTCCTGCAGAGGCGGAGCCCGGCCGGAGGAAGCTGTCTAGCCATGGGCGCAGAAGGTGAGAGCGGCGAcggggggccccggggagggggcgtgTGCGGGCGCCTGTGACCGCCCCTCCCCCTCTCACTACAGGGCTGCGAAGAGGCGGCGGGTGGCGGGCGAggagccgcgcggggggcggcagcCCGGAGGTGAGTGCAGGCCCGGGCTGGGCTTCGTTGCTTCAAGCAGATCTTTTCCCTGACTTCAGCTGCCTGAGTAAAGGGTAAATCGTTGAAAAGTCTCCTTCTTCCATGTGTTAGCCTCTttctgccttttgttctgttcGTATCGAGGTTACCGTAAGCGCGTTGGGACGCTGAGGCTTTTAAGCATGCTGCGTTAAATCACGTGTGCCTGAGTAAGCCCTCGCGGTGGGAAGAAGGGACACAGATTTGAGAAATAAGGGCGCTGCTGTATGTTGGGGCAGGTACTGTAAGGATTTATTAGCTGTATCTTTTTTCGGTAAGCCTAGTCGGGTCTTTTTCAGGTTTGgttgggggagagggaagaataCATCTTTGTTTTTGCTTGAGGAAACTGGTGTGGAGAGGAGTCCCTTCTCTTAGACAagcagcttagggctagggtgaAGGAGTCTGTTTTGCATAACAAATTAAAAACCAGGACAGCCGTTGTAGAGAATAATGCCTAACTTAACCACTTACTCTGGCTGCAGTTAAAGAGCAGGTATCCCCACTGAAGAAGATACTACCCCAAAAAGTAGTAGCACAACTCCCTCGTGGCCAGTCTGGCTTTAGTGATGGTAATTCAAAATGGCTGACTCCAGTGAAAGCCAAGAAAATCCAGTCTGAAGACAACAACGTGGAGTTGTCCAGTGATGGTGAGGAGGAAGAGAGCATCtgggagatggaggaggaggaggatgggagcAGCGAGGAGATGGTCGATGATTATGGTGCCTCAtcctctgaggaagaagaggTAGGAGCTTTTTGGCCTTcgttttgcagaagaaaaacctTGACTTTGCTGGCTGTAAGGATCTAGCAGGCTTGGTGGGGATAGGGTAACCTTACTGGAAGGCTGGATGGGGAGGCAGTGAAgagctttttccttcttcccttcacAAGAGCAATTTCAAGTTTAGCAGCTGGTCCCACCAGAATGCTTAATGCCTTCATCTGTTGTCCTTTTTGAACAGAGCAGGTATATTTCACAGAGATGCCAGGGATTAAGGGGGCACTTGTTGATACTGTTTCATTAATCTTATGTGTCTCTGTTTAGTTGCTGCCCATTGAAAAAGCTGCCCTGAAGCAGAAATCTGACAGGTGAGGATTAAAGAATGTCACAGGTCAGCAGCGTCTTTCCTGGTTGGAACGATGAGCCTGGGTTGTTCATTCACAAATACTCTCTCTTGGATGATAGAAGAAGTGTCTGAGAATCCTGCTCTTGTATAAGAAGCTGTCTTTTTCTTTATACCTAGGGGAGGCCTTAGTGAAGATGATAGTGAAGAGGAAGAGGTGGCAGAAGAAGCAAGCAGGCAGAAAAAGgggcagaaggaagaagagagcgTGGATCTGCAGCTCAACCTAGATGTAGATGAGCAATTCAGATTGCCAACCGATGAACAGATTGAGAAGGAGAATATCCTTTTTATCTGTGGCATCTATAAGCTATTGTGGCTATGGCACTACAAAGCTTGAGTACAACTGTGGAGCTTCATTTACACTTTATTACGAGCGTTGCTTAGCAAGATTTGTGTGTGACAAGCCACTTTTGGTTGAATTGCCCGAACAGCGGTAGCTGTGTGGTTCTGCGCTTCTGTACAGCACAGTCAGGGAACCTGTTTTgtgtttgtctaacctgttcttagaGCCTCTGACTACAGCAATATCAGCATCCAGAGTGCTTGTTCTTGGGCTTTAGtgatttttcatctttctttcccttccccagtCCAGTTTAATtgcttcttctctgccttctttgcTCTCCCTAGTTGCCTTTGGAGAACTTTTAGTCTTTCTGTTACaaataacattttcagtattaaaagGCCTTTTTCATGTCTCTTCTTCACCacctttttctacttttctagACTAACAAAACTCGGTTCTTTCAAATACCTCGTTTTTCCTGATTTGTGAACCTCCTTGTCTGGTTGCCATCCTTTGAATCCCCCTTCTGCCCAGCACTAGTGAAAGTGCAGAGCAAAGGCTGGTAGATGTGCATACTCTAACAGGGCCTTTCTTGTGCAGCTGCTGTATGTGGTGATTCAGGACTCCTGCATGACTTGCTGTGCTCATGAGGAGCTTGTGTGTGAATTCCTTGGTTGTTCACAATTCCTTAACAGTCATTCTACCTGCTGAGCCACTTGACCTGCACATTATTCACCAGCGCATCAAGGGCAACATGGAGGTGCTGCAGAATTTTGGGGTGAAGCGGGAGGAAGGACGCACGCGACAGGAGTACCTTGCATTACTGCGCCGGGACATGGCTGCCTACTATTCCTACAGTGACTTCCTGCTGAAGAAGCTCATGGACATCTTCCCACTCCCTGAGGTAGGATCCTGCTCAGCCCATATCTTTGCTGACTGCTGGGGATTTGGCTGCCTCCCCAGAACTTCATTTTTAGCTCAAGTTCTCTGgtccttcctttctgcagctgatAAACTTTCTGGAAGCCAATGAGGTTCCCCGCCCTGTGACTATTCGCACCAACACGCTCAAGACACGGCGACGGGATCTGGCACAGGTGAGCAGAAGCTCATGGCTGTCTCAGGCACTGCCTGTCATGCAAGGTGGCTCTGAGTCCTCAGTCCCTTCTCTTTGTCTTACAGGCTCTAATTAACCGTGGTGTGAATCTTGACCCTTTGGGGAAGTGGTCAAAAACCGGACTTGTTATTTATGACTCCTCTGTGCCCATTGGTGAGATCACTGTTTCTGTCACAGGGCTGAGCTGACCCTCTCTTGGCTCCCCTTCTTTTGCAtgtcttcttttgttttgccttcccTGCCCAGGTGCTACACCTGAGTATCTGGCTGGCCACTACATGCTGCAAGGAGCTTCCAGTCTCCTCCCTGTTATGGCTCTGGCTCCACAGGAGAACGAACGCATCCTGGATATGTGCTGTGCCCCAGGAGGCAAGACCAGCTACATAGGTACATCACTGGAGGCTTGGGAGGGATGCTCTGCAAAGTGGTGCACTTCCACTGGTCCCtctggaagaggaggacagaaTGGGATTGAATTCAGGGAAAGGAGGGGCATGACAGTCCCTGTGGGCAAAAGTGCAGGAGGTTTTCAGCCCCTTGCTGATGTGTTTGGCCCTTTGGCAGCTCAGCTTATGAAGAACACGGGTATGATCTTGGCCAATGACAGCAATGCTGAGCGGTTACGTAGTGTGGTGGGGAACTTGCATCGTTTGGGAGTCACCAATGCTGTAGTGAGTAACTGCGATGGACGCCAGTTCCCCAAGGTAAGTTCCTACCTCTTCTGGGGTAGTCTTATCGCGCTTACCTAGagctgtgctgtgccgtgcctGTAGTAAAGTTGTGCTCCATGAAGTCACTTGTCACAGGATGGTGAGCAGAGTTGTAAGGGAGTGTGCTTGTTGTTTGATGCGGAGAGGGGAGAGATCTTTCCTGCCTTCCTTATGTTCTGGTTCTGCTTCTAGTCTCGATCTTGGTCTCCGTTCTCACCCATGAACATAACTCCAAATATGTGTctgcctgcaggtgctgggaGGGTTTGACCGTGTCTTGCTTGATGCTCCTTGTAGTGGAACAGGTGTCATTTCCAAGGACCCCGCTGTCAAAACTAGTAAGGTGAGTGAGCATGGGGCCTCGTATGTGGGTCATGAGAGGAAAGATTTTCTGAGCAGTTTCATTCTTGAGAGACGTCTGCAATGGCAAAACTGATTTTCTCACTCTTTATTCTGTGTCTTGCACTGGAGCTTGCTTTTTGGGGGTTAGTTCTGCAGAAAACCCCAAAATCTTAATGTTGTACTCT from Dromaius novaehollandiae isolate bDroNov1 chromosome 1, bDroNov1.hap1, whole genome shotgun sequence encodes the following:
- the NOP2 gene encoding probable 28S rRNA (cytosine(4447)-C(5))-methyltransferase isoform X1, giving the protein MGRKLDPARKEKRGPGRKARKQRGAEVELARFLPPEAEPGRRKLSSHGRRRAAKRRRVAGEEPRGGRQPGVKEQVSPLKKILPQKVVAQLPRGQSGFSDGNSKWLTPVKAKKIQSEDNNVELSSDGEEEESIWEMEEEEDGSSEEMVDDYGASSSEEEELLPIEKAALKQKSDRGGLSEDDSEEEEVAEEASRQKKGQKEEESVDLQLNLDVDEQFRLPTDEQIEKETAEPLDLHIIHQRIKGNMEVLQNFGVKREEGRTRQEYLALLRRDMAAYYSYSDFLLKKLMDIFPLPELINFLEANEVPRPVTIRTNTLKTRRRDLAQALINRGVNLDPLGKWSKTGLVIYDSSVPIGATPEYLAGHYMLQGASSLLPVMALAPQENERILDMCCAPGGKTSYIAQLMKNTGMILANDSNAERLRSVVGNLHRLGVTNAVVSNCDGRQFPKVLGGFDRVLLDAPCSGTGVISKDPAVKTSKDEKDILRCAHLQKELILSAIDSVNAASETGGYIVYCTCSITVEENEWVVDYALKKRNVRLVATGLNFGKEGFTRFKDRRFHPSLKSTRRFYPHTHNMDGFFIAKFKKFSNAIPKAQKDEEPAVEAASPLPVPDTIVEPQSKKKKLEGSKVAKGQKKPQSALKKRRSLQAQHRPVKAGRPSPRMLCARVPTRKKSRMNQNEQ
- the NOP2 gene encoding probable 28S rRNA (cytosine(4447)-C(5))-methyltransferase isoform X2 translates to MGRKLDPARKEKRGPGRKARKQRGAEVELARFLPPEAEPGRRKLSSHGRRRAAKRRRVAGEEPRGGRQPGVKAKKIQSEDNNVELSSDGEEEESIWEMEEEEDGSSEEMVDDYGASSSEEEELLPIEKAALKQKSDRGGLSEDDSEEEEVAEEASRQKKGQKEEESVDLQLNLDVDEQFRLPTDEQIEKETAEPLDLHIIHQRIKGNMEVLQNFGVKREEGRTRQEYLALLRRDMAAYYSYSDFLLKKLMDIFPLPELINFLEANEVPRPVTIRTNTLKTRRRDLAQALINRGVNLDPLGKWSKTGLVIYDSSVPIGATPEYLAGHYMLQGASSLLPVMALAPQENERILDMCCAPGGKTSYIAQLMKNTGMILANDSNAERLRSVVGNLHRLGVTNAVVSNCDGRQFPKVLGGFDRVLLDAPCSGTGVISKDPAVKTSKDEKDILRCAHLQKELILSAIDSVNAASETGGYIVYCTCSITVEENEWVVDYALKKRNVRLVATGLNFGKEGFTRFKDRRFHPSLKSTRRFYPHTHNMDGFFIAKFKKFSNAIPKAQKDEEPAVEAASPLPVPDTIVEPQSKKKKLEGSKVAKGQKKPQSALKKRRSLQAQHRPVKAGRPSPRMLCARVPTRKKSRMNQNEQ